A DNA window from Paralichthys olivaceus isolate ysfri-2021 chromosome 3, ASM2471397v2, whole genome shotgun sequence contains the following coding sequences:
- the LOC109639215 gene encoding regulator of G-protein signaling 8-like, whose protein sequence is MAPIHDVTVWAESLDQLLECKTGQLVFEDFLRTEYSEENLLFWRACERYKKITSEAERTEAAKRIYTEFVQVDALRQINIDCATREGIRENLSEPGPDCFDRAQRLIYSLMENDCYPRFLKSEIYQALLEQQ, encoded by the exons AT GGCTCCTATCCATGATGTCACGGTATGGGCGGAGTCGCTGGACCAGCTTCTGGAGTGTAAAA CGGGCCAGCTGGTGTTTGAAGACTTCCTGCGGACAGAATACAGCGAGGAGAACCTTTTATTTTGGCGGGCCTGCGAGCGCTACAAGAAAATTACCAGCGAGGCAGAAAGGACGGAAGCTGCCAAAAGGATCTACACAGAGTTCGTCCAGGTTGATGCTCTGAGACAG ataaacattgaCTGTGCGACGCGAGAGGGAATCAGAGAGAATCTCTCTGAGCCGGGGCCTGATTGCTTCGACAGGGCGCAGAGACTGATATACAGTCTGATGGAAAACGACTGTTATCCACGATTCCTCAAATCAGAAATCTACCAAGCTCTCCTGGAACAGCAATGA